cctgtacatagcccatctgtaaacagaccatctatctacctcatccccatagtgtatttatttattttgctcctttgcaccccagtatctcgacTTGCACAttgatcttctgcacatctaccattccagttttTAATTGCcctattgtaattactttgccaccatggcctatttattgccttaactcccttgtcttacctcatttgcactcactgtatacagacttttcatttttctaatgtattattgactgtatgttttgtttattgtcAAAAATAGTcaattgtcaaaaatataaatagtaaagtacagatacccccaaaaaatgactttagtactactttaaattatttttacttaagtactttgccATCTTTTGtgcacacatgtttacattgctgttagtgaggatttctccttgccaagataatccttccacctgacaggtgtggcatatcaagaaacttaaatagcatggtcattacacaggtgcaccttatgctggggacaataaaaagccacagatgtctcaagttgagtgtgcaattggcatgctgactgcaggaaggcccaccagagcggttgctagagaattgaatgttcatttctctaccataagctgcctcaaacatcgttttagagaagtTGTAACCCCGCTGGCTACTATTTCCATCTAATATTGCCCCTTTTGTGGGGAcgaactcattctgattggccggGCCTGGCTGCAAgagccctccaaggcccaccccaTGGCTGCACCCTTGCACTGTCATGCGAAATCCATCGATTAGGGACTAATGAagtcatttcaattgactgacttcaTTATGTGGACTAACTCAGTAAATTCTTTGAAGTTACCTTTAtattggcctcccgagtggcgcagaggtttgaagcactgcatctccgtgcaagaggcgtcaccacagtccctggtttgaatccaggctgcatcacattcggccgtgactgggagtcccatagggcggctcacaattgtcccagggtcatccaggtttggccgtcattgtaaataagaatttattcttaactcacttgccaagttaaaaaaaaaaacaaatatattccttgctaaaaggtgagccacttttAATGCTACCGGTTATCCTGAGTTGAGCTCACCGAATTTACCTCACCAACTCCTCAAACCTGTTTCGTAGTACACCCTCCTAGAGGGCAACATTCAGATTTTGGTGAATCTATGAGCCCTGCTGTCTAAGTCCTGAGTTAGAGTCATCGTTTAAATAATTTGTTGCCTAGCTAGTCGGCCAAGTTCAAGGTATAAACCACCATTAATTTAAGTCGTCTCTCCTGGTACACTAGATCTACTTCCTCTCTGATCCCACCCTGGACGTGTGATGAGCATAGCTGAGAAGGTCCATTTTAGAATGAAATAGAACACTGCAAGCAACATCACACAGTGGATTCTTTTCAGTCTAGGTCATGTTATTTATTTCCAAGACAAGTGCAGTGGTATAGGCCGAATTCAAGGCAGCAAGAGTACACAGGAGAAATAAAACCACCTGCCTGCAGCCAGCCACACGTATAATACATCAGAAAGCTTTAAGGGACTTGTTCAACTTATTCATTGTTGTGAAGAGAAGTTAGGATGTCAGTGCCATGTGTGTTGGAATCAGTCGGCAGCAGTGGTGTTGGAATCTTCTTCGATGGTGTAATAAATGCTAAACTGTGCATTGTTATTCTgggaaagacaggacaggaacatGGTTAGAATACAGTGTGATAATGACTACATTTAcaaaggcagcccaattctgatatttttcctgTCTGTGTGCACACGTCTTTACCACATTGATAGAGTTTGTTAAGGCGTGCTATGTCCAGGGGGCTCAGGTGATTTCTCTGTCCAATCTGGACTCCCTCTTCTTGGAGTCAATAGTGGGGTTCCGGTTTGATGAGAAGTAATAACTGCCAGGAGAAACCCAACAATGGGGATTTGAGGACTTGCTACTTTAACAAGGACTGCATCacaatgtcaccctattcccaatatagtgcacctagtttgaccagagcccaggtcaaaagtagtgacttaaatagggagccatttgggacacacagagAAATGTTACTGGAGCTGGATACTGATGATCACAGTAAAACTCATCTTTACTTATTGCTAGCAGTTTAAAAACAAGGCGAGGAAAATTGAGACTTCATTGGGAATAAGGAGCAGAGCAGTGTGACTGACGTTCCGTAGTGCATTATGGAGTCGTAGTCATAGGGCAGGTCCTGAGTGTCTCCTTCCTTCACCTTAAAGTTATCTTGTTTTCCTGAAGTTAAAAGAGTTAAAGAGGCAGATGTGACTGGTGGACACTGCTGGGTGTGAATGTGATATAGGGGAATGAAAATGGAAATGTATACAAGTTGTTGAGATGGAAACCATTAAGTTGAACCTCTAGCAGGAGGAAACTCTACATGATTCAAGGCATGAATATTTCATCTTACCTAATGAAACCCATTGCGGGTGGTAATTAACAAAACTGTTCAAAAGAGCTTACATGTTATCCCAGGATACCCATTACGGGTGGCAACTGTAGATATTTTGACAGGATGTGGTGCGGTAATAGATGACAATGTCGTTATTCGCGTCTGGCAAATTTAGCCAACAAGGTTGCTGCAATCATGCCAGGGGAAATTCGCAGGAGTTAATTCAGTTATATTCTACATAATTGGAAGTTAGTCTATGAAATACATAGTATTGGTCTCAAACTGAAGAACACTGATGGTTACTGGTGTAAGATTCTCTCTGGTGTTGACAGAACTGGTACTGTGAGATTAGGAGATCAGGATTCAAGGTTGCTATGGTTAGGCTATCAGGACCTGCTTAGACAAAGCAATTGCAACAGTAGAGAAAAGGGTTGCAATGTATGGGGAAATGACTGGCTGCAGTATTTCTGTTATAATAAGTACATGATAAATGGAACGTTAAGGCATAAATGTATGAAAGACTATTCTTATTTTAAACTCATGTTGTTCTGTCCTTGTGGTGCAGTCTATTAAATATTATGTAGTGTTTCATGTGTggagcccaggaagagtagctgctgcttagGCAGtacctaataaaatactaaatgtCAATAGTTAGTTCTGTACAGTCTTCACTCCAGACCACAAAAAGCTGAATCAGGTATGTTAGTGTTGGGCTAGTACTAAATCCTACACTGCAGCTCTTCAGGGGACAAATTGACCAGCCCTGCCCCTGATCCACATGTAATGCCCGTGAGGTGGTTTAGTATGTTGTGTTGGTGTGAGTAACCTGGGACCACGTTGTCCCACTGTATGGTGACGTATTGGTCACGGTCTGGCCGTGTGTGCTCGTGGTGCAGGCCCAGGGCATGCATCAGCTCATGGCACAGGTTCCCCACGTTACAGGCTCTACCGAAGTACAGAGACTGGGCCCCGCCCTGAAAACCTACATACGACGCACAGCTAGAGttgaggaagaaagagaaaggtgagaggaggagagaaatggaggagaaagaggggatttGACAGGAAGAGAGAAAATAAAAGGATTGAACACAGGAAAAAGGAAGGAGAGGTTGTGAGTTAACTGTAAACTGCTGGGAAGGAGAGAGTGTTAATGTGTCCACTTTGGACTCACCCTGTCCCAGAGATGATGTTTATGTAGTTAATCTCATTGGTGTATTCATGGAAGAGGATACACGTCTGGTCTGAAATCATCTTGAACGCTGCTAGTATAGTTACCTTTCTGTCCACTGTGTGGATCAGAGACAATCTACCATTAACGGTGCATATCATTCTCACTGTATTAGAAAACATCTAGTGTTAGTGTTCATCTCTCCTACTGTATTCGACACTCACCCAGATCATCGTTGATCTTGTAGGGGATAGAAGCGACGCCCATCTTTCTCAGGCCAAAGTGACTTCACAGCTAATCGGTCTTCCTGTAGGACAAAACACCTAGTCTTAAATCCAGCTGTCGCGAGACAGCATAGGCCTCAAATTAAAATTGTTATTTCAGCATTTCCCCTAtgaatttttttaaattctaaaaTGGTAAAACTATTTCAgtaaacttaaatgactaaaaccagactAAGTATGTAGGAAAAACAATGGAGCAATATACAGTgtactttccatgacagactgaccaggtgaatgctatgatccttACAGAGGTCACCTGttcaatcagtgtatatgaagAGACCGGTTAAAGGAGGATTGTTAAGCCTTGCGACATGGATCATGTAtatatgccattcagagggtgaaaaggcaggacaaaatattgaagtaccTTTGATCAGGGTATGGTAGGTACCAGgctcaccagtttgagtgtgtcaataactgcaacgttgctgggtaTT
The DNA window shown above is from Oncorhynchus tshawytscha isolate Ot180627B linkage group LG20, Otsh_v2.0, whole genome shotgun sequence and carries:
- the LOC121840156 gene encoding LOW QUALITY PROTEIN: zinc metalloproteinase nas-6-like (The sequence of the model RefSeq protein was modified relative to this genomic sequence to represent the inferred CDS: deleted 2 bases in 1 codon); translated protein: MISDQTCILFHEYTNEINYINIISGTGCASYVGFQGGAQSLYFGRACNVGNLCHELMHALGLHHEHTRPDRDQYVTIQWDNVVPGKQDNFKVKEGDTQDLPYDYDSIMHYGTYYFSSNRNPTIDQEEGVQIGQRNHLSPLDIARLNKLYQCE